Proteins found in one Thermodesulfobacteriota bacterium genomic segment:
- a CDS encoding DUF4388 domain-containing protein — MPLQGNIESFGISEIFQLISQQGKTGTLEIQTPHGLARLRFLEGNLLEAWPDKRTPAEYIGSLLVRSGLVTAAQLAQALDAQRQSLRRLGDILLRMGVVRIADFQGVLALQHRETAYRLLQLRRGSFRFVPGPVEPEEGVSVPMDVGELLMEGFRQLDEWPKLLERVPSEKQVYGRVAETPEATDLGRAQSRVYQLVDGTLTVREVVDRARLGEFVGWEALAHLCEKGLITPLGAARYARVEPKPARLSRVPDALAALGLAALAAALLFLFAGQGVDTVRRLARAARQAGAEAGAVVERGRRWEAGAPFVRQDAQRPSPSPPAGEGLEEGSQPSQGNR, encoded by the coding sequence ATGCCGCTCCAGGGAAACATCGAGTCCTTCGGCATCTCCGAGATCTTCCAGCTCATCTCCCAGCAGGGCAAGACCGGGACCCTGGAGATCCAGACTCCGCACGGGCTGGCGCGGCTTCGCTTCCTGGAGGGCAATCTCCTGGAGGCATGGCCCGACAAGCGAACGCCGGCGGAGTATATCGGCTCGCTCCTGGTCCGGTCTGGGCTCGTCACCGCGGCCCAGCTCGCCCAGGCCCTGGATGCACAGCGGCAGAGCCTGCGGCGGCTCGGCGACATCCTGCTGCGCATGGGCGTGGTGCGCATCGCCGACTTCCAGGGGGTGCTCGCCCTGCAGCACCGGGAGACGGCATACCGCCTGCTCCAGCTGCGCCGGGGGAGCTTTCGGTTCGTTCCCGGCCCCGTGGAACCGGAAGAGGGGGTGAGCGTACCCATGGACGTGGGAGAGCTCCTCATGGAGGGGTTTCGCCAGCTCGACGAGTGGCCCAAGCTCCTGGAGCGGGTTCCTTCCGAGAAGCAGGTCTACGGGCGCGTGGCCGAGACTCCGGAAGCCACCGACCTCGGTCGGGCGCAGAGCCGGGTCTACCAGCTCGTGGATGGCACGCTGACCGTGAGGGAAGTGGTGGATCGGGCGCGCCTGGGGGAGTTCGTGGGGTGGGAGGCCCTGGCGCACCTGTGCGAGAAGGGGCTCATCACCCCCCTGGGGGCCGCCCGCTACGCCCGGGTCGAGCCCAAGCCCGCCCGCCTCTCCCGCGTCCCCGACGCCCTGGCGGCGCTGGGTCTGGCCGCCCTGGCGGCCGCTCTGCTGTTCCTCTTCGCCGGGCAGGGCGTCGACACCGTGCGCCGCCTTGCCCGGGCGGCTCGGCAAGCGGGTGCGGAGGCCGGTGCCGTGGTCGAGCGGGGCCGACGGTGGGAAGCCGGGGCGCCCTTCGTGCGCCAGGACGCCCAGCGCCCCTCCCCCTCGCCTCCGGCCGGTGAAGGCCTGGAAGAGGGCTCCCAACCCTCCCAGGGCAACCGCTGA
- a CDS encoding dihydropteroate synthase — protein MILVAENCTVTHPDVARAVREEDVGPLEVLAEQAQRAGAAYLDVNLGAGRWGGPEAMAFVLGALAPWWRGGLLVDTLRAPVMERACELWQGPVVCNGYSGDSGREEILEVAAHRGADLVVLLMARGIPRGVDARLALAVELAGRCEARGVGVDRLWFDPVVAPLGWVDGQEYDAELLEVLRRLPEVLGQPVKTILGLSNLTTGAAARGRVPWLQEVFLAAAAGAGLTHVMADVRNPGVLRTVRALDVLAGRRLFAPEELL, from the coding sequence GTGATCCTCGTGGCCGAGAACTGTACCGTGACCCATCCGGACGTGGCCCGTGCCGTGCGCGAGGAGGACGTGGGGCCCTTGGAGGTGCTTGCCGAGCAGGCACAGCGCGCCGGAGCCGCGTACCTGGACGTGAACCTGGGCGCCGGGCGCTGGGGCGGGCCCGAAGCGATGGCGTTCGTCCTGGGGGCCCTCGCGCCGTGGTGGCGGGGGGGTCTCCTGGTGGACACGCTACGCGCCCCCGTCATGGAGCGCGCCTGCGAGCTGTGGCAGGGTCCGGTGGTGTGCAACGGGTATTCCGGCGATTCGGGGCGGGAGGAGATTCTCGAGGTCGCGGCCCACCGGGGCGCGGACCTGGTCGTACTGCTCATGGCCCGGGGGATCCCCCGGGGAGTCGACGCGCGGCTCGCCCTGGCGGTCGAGCTCGCCGGCCGGTGCGAAGCGCGGGGCGTCGGCGTGGACCGGCTGTGGTTCGACCCCGTGGTCGCTCCCCTGGGCTGGGTGGACGGCCAGGAGTACGACGCGGAGCTGCTCGAGGTGCTGCGCCGCCTGCCCGAGGTGCTGGGGCAGCCGGTCAAGACCATCCTGGGGCTGTCCAACCTCACCACCGGTGCGGCCGCAAGGGGGCGAGTGCCGTGGCTCCAGGAGGTCTTCCTGGCGGCAGCCGCCGGGGCGGGCCTGACCCACGTGATGGCGGACGTGCGAAATCCGGGGGTGCTGCGCACCGTGCGTGCCCTGGACGTGCTGGCGGGGCGCCGCCTCTTTGCCCCCGAAGAGCTCCTGTAG
- a CDS encoding Na/Pi cotransporter family protein encodes MMQQMAFGVVGGLGLFLFGMRIMSEGLQRSAGARLRQLLQMLTRNRIVALLVGLVVTAVVQSSSATTVMVVSFVNAGLMNLTQAVGVILGANIGTTVTAQLIAFKIQHYALPAIGAGMGLKLFTKREKWQNTGEILLGFGLLFFGMTVMRDAFGPLRSDPMFQEWFIRFGASPLLAIGVATIFTMIVQSSSATVGITMALAATGLLDFKACVAIILGDNIGTTITANLASIGTNAAARRTARAHSLFNLCGVAWILLVLPLFMELVDAITPGNPDFVIQTAEEAALLGGAVGDKPYIARHIANAHTLFNVVNCLVFLPLLGLLTRAASWLVPDKAGAVELEFHLKYLNPKVLDTPDIALGQARLEVARMAQVTDAMLRRSWEYFQTGEEASFNRVVQKEQLVDLLQKEITDFLTHLSQKSISADASKEVADMLHVIADLERVGDHAENLAKLAARMHRNKIEFTEDARAGIRDIFAVAQEFVGFAAHHMTTRDTAILSQARAFEDRINHLEDNLREGHIRRLQEGACQVAPGLIYIDMLTNLEKIGDHAYNVAEFLAGAR; translated from the coding sequence ATGATGCAGCAGATGGCCTTCGGCGTAGTCGGTGGGCTGGGCCTGTTCCTCTTCGGCATGCGCATCATGTCCGAGGGCCTCCAGCGCTCGGCCGGGGCGCGGCTGCGCCAGCTGCTCCAGATGCTGACCCGGAATCGGATCGTCGCGCTCCTGGTGGGCCTGGTGGTGACGGCGGTGGTGCAGTCCTCCAGCGCCACCACGGTCATGGTGGTCTCGTTTGTCAACGCGGGCCTCATGAACCTGACCCAGGCAGTCGGGGTCATCCTCGGGGCCAACATCGGCACCACCGTCACCGCCCAGCTGATCGCCTTTAAAATCCAGCACTACGCCTTGCCCGCCATCGGCGCGGGCATGGGGCTCAAGCTCTTCACCAAGCGGGAGAAGTGGCAGAACACCGGAGAGATCCTGTTGGGCTTCGGCCTGCTCTTCTTCGGTATGACCGTGATGCGCGACGCCTTCGGGCCCCTGCGCTCGGATCCCATGTTCCAGGAGTGGTTCATCCGCTTCGGTGCGAGCCCGCTCCTGGCCATCGGAGTGGCGACGATCTTCACCATGATCGTGCAGTCGAGCTCCGCCACCGTGGGCATCACCATGGCGCTGGCGGCGACGGGGCTCTTGGACTTCAAGGCGTGCGTCGCGATCATCCTGGGGGACAACATCGGCACCACCATCACGGCCAACCTGGCATCCATCGGCACCAACGCGGCGGCGCGGCGCACCGCCCGGGCCCACTCGCTCTTCAACCTGTGCGGGGTCGCGTGGATATTGCTCGTCCTTCCCCTCTTCATGGAGCTGGTCGACGCAATTACCCCGGGGAATCCCGACTTCGTGATCCAGACCGCCGAAGAAGCGGCCCTCCTCGGGGGGGCCGTGGGAGACAAGCCCTACATCGCCCGCCACATCGCCAACGCCCACACCCTGTTCAACGTGGTCAACTGCCTCGTCTTCCTGCCCCTGCTCGGGCTTCTCACCCGCGCCGCGAGCTGGCTCGTCCCCGACAAGGCCGGGGCGGTCGAGTTGGAGTTTCACCTGAAGTATCTCAACCCAAAGGTGCTCGACACACCGGATATCGCGCTGGGCCAGGCCCGCCTGGAGGTGGCGCGCATGGCGCAGGTGACCGACGCCATGCTGCGGCGCTCCTGGGAGTACTTCCAGACCGGGGAGGAGGCGTCGTTCAACCGGGTGGTGCAGAAGGAGCAACTGGTCGACCTGCTCCAGAAGGAGATCACCGACTTCCTCACCCACCTCTCCCAGAAGTCCATCTCGGCGGACGCCTCCAAGGAGGTCGCCGACATGCTCCACGTGATCGCCGACCTGGAACGGGTGGGGGACCACGCCGAGAACCTGGCCAAGTTGGCGGCGCGCATGCACCGCAACAAGATCGAGTTCACCGAGGACGCCCGTGCAGGCATCCGGGACATCTTCGCGGTGGCCCAGGAGTTTGTGGGGTTTGCCGCCCACCACATGACGACGCGGGATACGGCGATCCTGTCCCAGGCCCGGGCCTTCGAGGACCGGATCAACCACCTCGAGGACAACCTGCGGGAGGGGCACATCCGCCGCCTCCAGGAGGGGGCGTGCCAGGTGGCGCCGGGCCTCATCTACATCGACATGCTCACCAATCTGGAGAAGATCGGGGACCACGCGTACAATGTGGCGGAGTTCCTGGCCGGAGCCCGCTGA
- a CDS encoding S41 family peptidase yields MRRTALFSLAVVLAGLALVQGPSARAPELAPEARDDLYRRLKVLSEVLDIVQRDYVEEISAEDLVYGAVQGIVSRLDPHSSFLNPDMFREMQVETEGAFGGLGIEVSVRDGRLTVVAPIEDTPAAVAGIQPGDVIVMIEGEPTQDMELMEAVRRMRGPKGTQVTIHVLREGLESPLAFTLVRDVIRIRSVRSRRVDGIGVVRVAQFQQGTHAEVRKALGELSEEGPLDGLILDLRNDPGGLLDQAVKVADLFLKGGTVVSTRGRDPEQEVIYTARDDGDEPDLPLIVLVNEGTASASEIVAGALQDHGRALVLGERTFGKGSVQTILPLSDGSGLRVTTSLYYTPADRSIQAKGIVPDVHVPSGAVTVVQPLPPHGQTREEDLRGHFEHPPIEAAEPGPEAAEAAEDLQLERALELLKGWKIFQALGSGADRNPARGSGGP; encoded by the coding sequence TTGCGACGAACCGCCCTCTTTTCCCTGGCCGTGGTCCTGGCGGGTCTGGCCCTGGTCCAGGGTCCCTCGGCCCGCGCCCCCGAGCTCGCCCCCGAGGCCCGGGACGACCTCTACCGGCGTCTGAAGGTTCTCTCCGAAGTGCTCGATATCGTACAGAGAGACTACGTGGAGGAGATCAGCGCCGAGGACCTGGTCTACGGCGCGGTGCAGGGAATCGTCTCCCGCCTCGATCCCCACTCCTCCTTCCTCAATCCCGACATGTTCCGCGAGATGCAGGTCGAGACCGAGGGGGCGTTCGGCGGGCTCGGCATCGAGGTCTCGGTGCGGGACGGCCGGCTCACCGTGGTGGCGCCCATCGAGGACACCCCCGCTGCCGTGGCCGGCATCCAGCCCGGCGACGTGATCGTGATGATCGAGGGGGAGCCCACCCAGGACATGGAGCTCATGGAGGCGGTGCGGCGGATGCGGGGCCCCAAGGGCACCCAGGTGACCATCCACGTCCTGCGGGAGGGCTTGGAGAGCCCCCTGGCCTTCACTCTGGTGCGCGACGTCATCCGCATCCGCAGCGTGCGCTCCCGGCGGGTCGACGGGATCGGGGTGGTGCGGGTCGCCCAGTTCCAGCAGGGTACCCACGCCGAGGTCCGCAAGGCCCTGGGGGAGCTCTCCGAAGAGGGGCCCCTGGACGGCCTGATCCTCGACCTGCGAAACGACCCCGGGGGGCTCCTGGACCAGGCGGTCAAGGTGGCGGATCTCTTCCTCAAGGGGGGCACCGTGGTCTCCACCCGGGGGCGGGACCCGGAGCAGGAGGTCATCTACACCGCGCGGGACGACGGCGACGAGCCGGATCTGCCCCTGATCGTCCTCGTCAACGAGGGCACGGCCTCGGCCTCCGAGATCGTGGCGGGGGCCCTCCAGGACCACGGGCGCGCCCTCGTCCTGGGGGAGCGCACCTTCGGCAAGGGGAGCGTGCAGACCATCCTGCCCCTCTCCGACGGGTCGGGCCTGCGGGTGACCACGTCCCTCTACTACACCCCTGCGGACCGGAGCATCCAGGCCAAGGGGATCGTGCCCGACGTGCACGTTCCCAGCGGCGCCGTCACGGTGGTCCAGCCGCTTCCGCCCCACGGCCAGACCCGGGAAGAAGACCTTCGCGGGCACTTCGAGCACCCCCCCATCGAGGCGGCCGAGCCGGGGCCCGAGGCTGCAGAGGCGGCGGAGGATTTGCAGCTGGAGCGGGCGTTGGAGCTGCTGAAGGGGTGGAAGATCTTCCAGGCCCTGGGCAGCGGGGCGGACCGGAACCCTGCGCGGGGGAGCGGTGGCCCGTAG
- a CDS encoding divergent polysaccharide deacetylase family protein: protein MARRRKARRGRRRLLGWAGTVVLALLVGLAGGYLYRELPRRPEPPPGASFQPSDASRALRAWSDLVGPLDPRGTRVAVADRAAGRILRQRLEAAAQRHGARVVETSHGEGALGLELRAGEGRFPVELWWSLPPALPPTPLLAIVIDDLGRSREEAQAFLDLPLPITPAILPHLPLSSQVAHLARERGREVLLHLPMQPQGYPERDPGEGALLEGMDEEAVRRSVARNLVSVPGAAGVNNHMGSRLTELELPMRWVMNELAARGLYFLDSLTSPRSVAAQAAGRAGLRWARRDVFLDNDRDEEAVGRQIEKAVEAARAGGFAVAIGHPHAVTHRALARWAPAIEAAGVQVVPLGEGLRRRGGGSMERAAASRPLSAAKP from the coding sequence GTGGCCCGTAGGCGAAAGGCCAGGCGGGGGCGGCGCCGGCTCCTGGGCTGGGCGGGCACGGTCGTCCTGGCGCTGCTCGTGGGCCTGGCCGGAGGATATCTCTACCGGGAGCTTCCCCGGCGGCCCGAGCCCCCCCCCGGGGCCTCCTTTCAGCCCTCGGACGCCTCCCGCGCCCTCCGGGCCTGGAGCGACCTGGTGGGCCCGCTCGATCCCCGGGGCACCCGGGTCGCCGTGGCCGACCGTGCCGCGGGCCGGATCCTGCGGCAGCGGCTGGAGGCCGCCGCACAGCGCCACGGCGCCCGGGTGGTGGAGACCTCCCACGGTGAGGGGGCGCTGGGCCTGGAGCTCCGGGCGGGAGAAGGGCGTTTCCCGGTGGAGCTCTGGTGGTCCCTGCCGCCCGCCCTCCCTCCGACGCCCCTGCTCGCCATCGTCATCGACGATCTGGGCCGGAGCCGGGAGGAGGCCCAGGCGTTTCTCGACCTTCCCCTGCCCATCACCCCGGCCATCCTGCCCCACCTTCCCCTGAGCAGCCAGGTGGCCCACCTTGCCCGAGAGCGGGGCCGGGAGGTCCTGCTCCACCTTCCCATGCAGCCCCAGGGCTATCCGGAGCGCGATCCGGGGGAAGGCGCCCTCCTGGAGGGCATGGACGAAGAAGCGGTGCGTCGCTCCGTGGCCCGCAACCTCGTCTCCGTTCCCGGAGCGGCGGGGGTGAACAATCACATGGGCTCCCGGCTCACCGAGCTCGAATTGCCCATGAGGTGGGTCATGAACGAGCTCGCGGCCCGGGGGCTGTACTTTCTCGACAGCCTCACCTCCCCGCGCAGCGTCGCCGCCCAGGCTGCCGGCCGGGCGGGGCTGCGGTGGGCCCGCAGGGACGTCTTTCTCGACAACGACCGGGACGAGGAGGCCGTGGGCCGGCAGATCGAGAAGGCCGTGGAGGCCGCGCGGGCCGGGGGGTTCGCCGTGGCCATCGGGCACCCCCACGCCGTCACCCACCGGGCGCTGGCCCGGTGGGCCCCCGCCATCGAGGCGGCCGGGGTGCAGGTAGTGCCCCTGGGGGAGGGCCTGCGAAGGAGGGGAGGGGGGTCGATGGAGCGGGCGGCTGCCAGCCGTCCGCTGTCAGCGGCAAAGCCGTAG
- the amrA gene encoding AmmeMemoRadiSam system protein A has protein sequence MPLQPRDRRTLLRIARDAAAAAARRERFSAPPPESAALREPRGAFVTLHRSGTLRGCIGTFEASAPLYSTVAEMARSAAVGDPRFEVLRPAELPEVEVEISVLSPLRPARAEEVVAGHHGVYLERGYQRGVLLPQVAVEHGWDRETFLEQTCRKAGLPPGAWRHGTTIYVFEAEVFGEEACEEGN, from the coding sequence ATGCCCCTGCAACCCCGAGACCGCCGCACCCTGCTTCGGATCGCCCGAGACGCGGCGGCGGCCGCCGCCCGCCGAGAGCGGTTTTCGGCGCCCCCGCCCGAGTCCGCCGCCCTGCGGGAGCCCCGGGGAGCCTTCGTCACGCTGCACCGCTCGGGCACGCTGCGCGGCTGCATCGGGACCTTCGAGGCTTCCGCGCCCCTCTATTCCACGGTGGCGGAGATGGCCCGCTCGGCCGCGGTGGGCGACCCCCGCTTCGAAGTCCTGCGCCCCGCAGAGCTGCCGGAGGTGGAGGTGGAGATCAGTGTGCTCTCCCCCCTGCGCCCGGCCCGGGCCGAAGAGGTGGTGGCGGGGCACCACGGGGTGTACCTGGAGCGGGGGTACCAACGGGGCGTGCTCCTGCCCCAGGTGGCCGTGGAACACGGCTGGGACCGGGAGACCTTCCTCGAGCAGACCTGCCGCAAGGCCGGCCTGCCCCCGGGGGCCTGGCGGCACGGGACGACGATCTACGTGTTCGAGGCCGAGGTGTTCGGGGAGGAGGCGTGCGAGGAAGGAAACTGA
- the serS gene encoding serine--tRNA ligase — protein sequence MLAIKWIRDNADAVRTYLKRRRAEVDLDRILALDDRRRDLLQELEALRNRRNEISRRVGQRKREGGDAADLVAEMGGVGERIKELEASLREVEPVLDDLLLRVPNAPHASVPSGEGEGDNPVVRTWGEPRTFDFEPLPHWEVGERLGILDFERAAKISGARFVVLKGLGSRLERALIQFMLDLHTREHGYLEVLPPFLVNSRAMTGTGQLPKFAEDLFHLEGTDYYLIPTAEVPVTNLHMDEVLPEEDLPVRYVSYTPCFRAEAGAYGKDTRGMIRQHQFDKVELVKFAHPDRSYEELEGLTANAEEILKRLGLPYRVVSLCTGDLGFSSAKTYDLEVWLPSQGVYREISSCSNFEDFQARRASIRYRPKGGKGTQLVHTLNGSGLAVGRTLVAILENGQQADGSVLIPEALRPYMGTDRIA from the coding sequence ATGCTGGCCATCAAGTGGATTCGCGACAACGCCGACGCCGTGCGCACCTACCTGAAGCGGCGCCGGGCCGAGGTCGACCTGGACCGCATCCTGGCCCTCGACGACCGCCGGCGCGACCTGCTCCAGGAGTTGGAGGCGCTTCGCAACCGCCGAAACGAGATCTCCCGCCGGGTGGGCCAGCGCAAGCGCGAGGGAGGCGATGCAGCCGACCTGGTAGCCGAGATGGGCGGGGTAGGGGAGCGGATCAAGGAGCTCGAAGCGTCGTTGCGGGAGGTGGAGCCCGTGCTGGACGACCTCCTCCTGCGCGTGCCCAACGCGCCCCACGCCTCCGTGCCCTCGGGGGAGGGGGAGGGGGACAACCCCGTGGTGCGCACCTGGGGGGAGCCCAGGACCTTCGACTTCGAGCCCCTGCCCCATTGGGAAGTGGGCGAGCGGCTCGGCATTCTCGACTTCGAACGGGCGGCCAAGATCTCCGGCGCCCGCTTCGTCGTCCTCAAGGGCCTGGGCTCCCGCCTCGAGCGGGCCCTCATCCAGTTCATGCTGGACCTCCACACCCGGGAGCACGGCTACCTGGAGGTGCTGCCCCCCTTCCTCGTCAACTCCCGGGCCATGACCGGCACCGGCCAGCTCCCCAAGTTCGCCGAAGACCTCTTCCACCTGGAGGGGACCGACTACTACCTCATCCCCACCGCCGAGGTCCCGGTCACCAACCTCCACATGGACGAGGTGCTGCCCGAGGAAGACCTCCCGGTGCGGTACGTCTCCTACACCCCGTGCTTCCGGGCCGAGGCCGGCGCCTACGGCAAGGACACCCGGGGAATGATCCGCCAGCACCAGTTCGACAAGGTGGAGCTCGTGAAGTTCGCGCACCCCGACCGCTCCTACGAGGAGCTCGAGGGGCTCACGGCAAACGCCGAGGAGATCTTGAAGCGCCTGGGGCTTCCCTACCGGGTGGTGAGCCTGTGCACGGGGGACCTGGGGTTTTCCTCCGCCAAGACCTACGACCTGGAGGTGTGGCTCCCGAGCCAGGGCGTGTACCGCGAGATCAGCTCCTGCTCGAACTTCGAGGACTTCCAGGCCCGGCGGGCAAGCATCCGGTATCGCCCCAAGGGGGGCAAGGGCACCCAGCTCGTCCACACCTTGAACGGCTCGGGCCTCGCCGTGGGCCGCACCCTGGTGGCGATTCTCGAGAACGGCCAGCAGGCCGACGGCTCTGTCCTGATCCCCGAGGCCCTTCGTCCCTACATGGGCACCGACCGGATCGCCTGA
- a CDS encoding type II toxin-antitoxin system Phd/YefM family antitoxin, which translates to MEQSISATEARVHFGQWLRRVKEQNMTLIVERGGSPEAVLLSMAAYGKLQEAQHLRGGLEVLARARALRETIRARRSGRPLPAPEDVIAEMREERTDELAPVR; encoded by the coding sequence ATGGAACAGAGCATCAGCGCCACCGAGGCCCGAGTCCACTTTGGCCAATGGCTCCGGCGGGTGAAGGAGCAGAACATGACTCTCATCGTGGAAAGAGGGGGTAGCCCCGAGGCCGTGCTCCTCTCCATGGCGGCCTATGGCAAGCTCCAAGAGGCGCAACACCTTCGGGGCGGTCTTGAGGTGCTGGCCCGCGCCCGGGCGCTGCGAGAGACGATCCGGGCACGCAGAAGTGGCAGACCGCTCCCGGCACCTGAGGACGTGATCGCCGAGATGCGTGAGGAGCGTACCGATGAACTCGCCCCTGTGCGTTGA
- a CDS encoding type II toxin-antitoxin system VapC family toxin, producing MNSPLCVDAGVVVRLLVDTPESERVQGLWEAWQSADRTLVAPTLLYYEVTHALYRYERAGELIGEEVQQALDTVLALPVQLIGDNALHVEAVLLARRAGLPATYDAHYLALAERLGAEFWTADRKLVRHLGAALPWVRCALDMP from the coding sequence ATGAACTCGCCCCTGTGCGTTGACGCCGGCGTCGTCGTCCGCCTCCTGGTAGATACGCCCGAAAGCGAGCGAGTGCAGGGGCTCTGGGAGGCATGGCAGTCCGCCGACCGAACTCTCGTGGCTCCGACGCTTCTGTACTACGAGGTCACCCATGCCCTGTACCGTTACGAGAGGGCGGGAGAGCTGATCGGGGAGGAGGTGCAGCAGGCACTGGATACCGTGCTGGCGCTGCCCGTCCAACTCATCGGCGACAACGCCCTGCACGTCGAGGCGGTGTTGCTTGCCCGCCGGGCCGGGCTGCCCGCCACCTACGACGCCCACTATCTCGCCCTGGCGGAACGGCTGGGGGCCGAGTTCTGGACCGCGGACCGCAAGCTGGTCCGGCATCTGGGCGCAGCCCTGCCCTGGGTGCGTTGCGCTCTCGATATGCCGTAG